From the genome of Campylobacter concisus, one region includes:
- a CDS encoding RrF2 family transcriptional regulator, protein MLFTKASEYALLSLILISQKSSPVDVDTISNELKISKSFLAKILQNLAKDGILKSFKGANGGFALNNEPENLSIKKIIECAEKRELNVFECSSSADGCPSNKASSCQIWSMFSGLQGKIDEMLDAIKLSDIVKK, encoded by the coding sequence ATGCTTTTTACAAAGGCAAGCGAATACGCTCTACTTTCACTTATTTTAATATCTCAAAAATCATCTCCAGTTGATGTTGATACGATCTCAAATGAACTTAAAATTTCAAAAAGCTTTTTAGCCAAAATTTTACAAAATCTTGCAAAAGATGGAATTTTAAAGTCGTTTAAAGGGGCAAATGGCGGTTTCGCGCTAAATAACGAACCTGAAAATTTAAGCATAAAAAAGATAATAGAGTGCGCTGAAAAACGTGAACTTAACGTCTTTGAGTGCTCATCTTCTGCAGATGGCTGCCCGTCAAATAAAGCCTCAAGCTGTCAAATTTGGTCGATGTTTAGCGGTCTTCAAGGCAAGATCGACGAGATGCTTGATGCGATAAAACTAAGTGACATCGTTAAGAAGTAA
- the rpsO gene encoding 30S ribosomal protein S15 — MALDSAKKAQIVAKFARKEGDTGSPEVQIALLTARITELTEHLKIFKKDFSSRLGLLKLVGQRKRLLKYLKNKDYTTYSKLISELGLRDK; from the coding sequence ATGGCTTTGGATTCGGCTAAAAAAGCTCAAATAGTTGCGAAATTCGCTAGAAAAGAGGGAGATACAGGCTCTCCAGAAGTTCAAATAGCTCTTTTAACAGCTAGAATAACTGAACTTACAGAACACCTTAAAATTTTCAAAAAAGACTTTTCATCACGTTTAGGTCTTTTAAAACTAGTTGGTCAAAGAAAAAGACTTTTAAAGTATCTTAAAAACAAAGACTACACTACATATTCAAAACTAATCTCTGAGCTTGGCTTAAGAGATAAATAA
- the flhA gene encoding flagellar biosynthesis protein FlhA, with protein MAKQKNNILTLVAPFLAPIVKFKSLSIVGIIVAILAIIIVPLPSAVLDFFLALSISISVLIILISIYVPKPTDLSTFPTLILIVTLFRLSLNIATTRMILSEGHNGPEAVSEIISSFGNFVVGGNFVIGTIVFCILVLINFMVVTKGSTRVSEVQARFTLDAMPGKQMAIDADLNAGLIDEKTARERRQAIIGEANFYGAMDGSSKFIKGDAVAGIIITIINIIGGFAIGSFQHGLDMATSAQYYTILTIGDGLVSQIPGLITSTATAIIITRASKDDEDFAEGTLNQLLGDYKTLLIVGFILFMFALVPGLPTLSLGFIAVLFLGLGYIIKQTKDGGLNLSLASKDKTASKKAGAATQSGAGAAASGATTKVPKKSDEEIAREEETKINDILKLEILELDLGYGLLKLADVDLIERIRAMRRNIASSLGFLMPKIRIRDNLQLPPNEYRFKLKGIVIGHGEIYADKFLAMDSGLVSEDIEGIPTKEPAFGLDALWIDASVKEDAILSGYTIVDPASVISTHMSELIKQNAAELLTRQETQNLLDKLKIDYPVVVEDTLRIAPINLIQKVLKALLKDNIPIKDLLSILESISDIAEVSKNLDMIIEHVRAALSRVITSLYVDEKGQLNFYILDSAAQQKLMDAVQYKDGAYHLMINVAQTSAIVQALRHEKEKRPMSQHGEMVLCVEPSLRKFIANICANFAIDIVVLSFAEISANTPFETVGVIEIENL; from the coding sequence TTGGCAAAGCAAAAAAATAACATCTTAACTCTTGTTGCACCGTTTCTTGCGCCAATTGTTAAGTTTAAAAGTCTTAGCATCGTTGGTATCATTGTTGCCATCCTTGCTATCATCATCGTACCGCTTCCAAGCGCGGTGCTTGACTTTTTCCTGGCACTTTCGATCTCGATTTCTGTGCTTATAATTTTAATTTCGATTTATGTGCCAAAACCAACCGATCTTAGCACATTTCCGACACTGATCCTTATCGTTACGCTTTTTCGCCTCTCGCTAAATATCGCAACCACGCGTATGATCTTAAGCGAAGGTCACAACGGCCCAGAAGCGGTCAGCGAGATCATCTCAAGTTTTGGAAATTTCGTCGTTGGCGGCAACTTTGTCATCGGCACCATCGTCTTTTGTATCTTGGTTCTCATAAATTTTATGGTCGTAACAAAGGGCTCAACCCGTGTGAGCGAGGTGCAAGCGCGTTTTACACTTGATGCGATGCCAGGTAAGCAAATGGCGATAGATGCGGACTTAAACGCAGGTTTGATTGATGAAAAAACAGCGCGTGAAAGACGCCAAGCCATCATCGGTGAGGCAAATTTTTACGGCGCAATGGATGGTTCGTCTAAATTTATAAAAGGTGACGCCGTCGCTGGCATCATCATCACTATAATTAACATCATCGGCGGCTTTGCTATCGGCTCATTTCAACACGGCCTTGATATGGCGACATCGGCTCAGTACTATACGATCCTTACTATCGGCGATGGACTTGTGAGCCAGATCCCAGGGCTTATCACATCAACAGCGACTGCTATCATCATCACAAGGGCTAGCAAGGACGATGAGGACTTTGCAGAAGGCACGTTAAATCAGCTATTAGGGGATTATAAAACCTTACTGATAGTGGGCTTCATACTATTTATGTTTGCCCTTGTTCCAGGGCTTCCGACTCTTTCTCTTGGCTTTATAGCAGTGCTATTTTTGGGACTTGGCTACATCATCAAGCAGACCAAAGATGGCGGGCTAAATTTAAGCCTTGCGTCAAAAGACAAAACAGCTTCTAAAAAAGCTGGAGCCGCTACGCAAAGCGGAGCAGGTGCAGCTGCTAGTGGTGCCACTACTAAGGTACCAAAGAAGAGCGACGAAGAGATAGCAAGAGAAGAAGAGACAAAGATAAACGACATCTTAAAGCTTGAAATTTTAGAGCTCGACCTAGGATATGGTCTGCTAAAGCTAGCTGATGTGGATCTCATTGAGAGGATTCGTGCTATGAGGCGAAATATCGCTTCAAGTCTTGGCTTTTTGATGCCAAAGATAAGAATTCGTGACAACCTTCAATTACCGCCAAACGAATACCGCTTTAAGCTAAAAGGTATCGTGATCGGTCATGGTGAAATTTATGCTGATAAATTTCTAGCGATGGATAGCGGTCTAGTTAGCGAAGATATCGAGGGAATTCCGACAAAAGAGCCAGCTTTTGGGCTGGACGCACTCTGGATCGATGCTAGCGTCAAAGAGGACGCCATACTTAGCGGCTACACAATAGTTGATCCTGCAAGCGTCATATCAACGCATATGAGTGAGCTTATCAAGCAAAATGCAGCCGAGCTTCTAACTCGCCAAGAGACGCAAAATTTATTAGACAAGCTAAAGATCGACTATCCAGTTGTGGTCGAGGATACGCTAAGGATCGCACCTATAAATTTGATCCAAAAGGTTTTAAAAGCACTGCTTAAAGACAATATCCCGATCAAAGATCTGCTTAGCATACTTGAATCAATTAGCGATATCGCTGAGGTTAGCAAAAACCTAGACATGATCATCGAGCACGTGCGCGCAGCGCTTTCACGCGTCATCACTTCGCTTTATGTCGATGAGAAAGGTCAGCTAAATTTTTATATTTTAGATAGTGCTGCGCAGCAAAAGCTTATGGACGCGGTGCAGTATAAAGATGGCGCGTATCACCTGATGATAAATGTGGCTCAAACTTCAGCGATCGTTCAGGCTCTAAGACATGAAAAAGAGAAACGTCCGATGAGCCAGCACGGAGAAATGGTGCTTTGCGTTGAGCCAAGCCTAAGAAAATTTATAGCAAATATCTGCGCAAATTTTGCCATCGATATCGTGGTGCTAAGCTTTGCTGAGATCTCGGCAAATACGCCATTTGAAACGGTTGGCGTCATAGAAATAGAAAATTTATAA
- a CDS encoding molybdopterin oxidoreductase family protein, producing MMKEGKVICPYCGTGCQVTLHVENNVVRAATGVEDNPVNQGNLCLKGFYGWDYVASPDRLTKPLIRKKNGVFSKDGDFEEASWDEALDLVVEKMKETKAKYGPDALAGNFSARCTLEDNYVAQKLMRAVIGTNNVDHCARIUHAPTVAGLAKTIGNGAATNSFTEIGTYSNCILMIGSNPENGHPIAAMHIQRALNRGAKLIVIDPIKTEFASRADIHLQLEPEHNIPVINALLYTIIEEGLVNEEFVRDHTIGIEYVKEAVKDYAPEVVAKYTRLNPEDIRAAARMYATTKPAVITHGMGVTHFNHGVGGVCDVSNLFLITGNICELGTGDLPLRGQENVQGCCDMGVLPNIFPNLGSVTDPEQRAWFEKMWHLEPGFLSSKIGIHKTEVPDAILDGKVHFFWTIGENPVISEPNTNHFLKGIAHVDFYVVQDLFLTETSLKADVILPGVASSEKEGLYTNAERRVQHNEAVITPPGDARQDWWIVCEIARRLGATEGFNFNSPEEIWEEVRKCDPRRYGGMSYYRIKKYHGLHWPCPNEDDMGGQSLYLDKKFFTPDGKGRFVPCLFVDKADKIESAKLEFAKKMNMSPEYPIMAGSVDEKTDDEYPIQLLTTRKVYQYTVGTMTRRSRAIEEGGDSIGPIAEMNPALAARYDLKQGDFIKAWSRYGYIVVKAEVTDIVPDGIIQMTFHYWESSCNELTSSGWDYISKTPTFKAAIQIKKIDEEEFLRVRELKRIKFQTSKIIYDDFHHHGNAAINE from the coding sequence ATGATGAAAGAAGGCAAAGTCATCTGTCCTTATTGCGGGACAGGCTGTCAAGTAACCTTGCATGTGGAAAATAATGTCGTTCGTGCCGCCACTGGCGTTGAAGACAATCCAGTCAATCAAGGAAATTTATGTTTAAAAGGCTTTTATGGCTGGGATTACGTTGCAAGTCCAGATAGACTCACAAAACCATTAATTAGAAAGAAAAATGGCGTATTTTCAAAGGATGGTGATTTTGAGGAAGCTAGCTGGGATGAGGCACTTGATCTTGTCGTAGAAAAAATGAAAGAAACCAAAGCAAAATATGGCCCAGACGCATTAGCTGGAAATTTCTCAGCACGTTGTACACTTGAAGACAACTACGTTGCTCAAAAACTAATGCGCGCAGTAATTGGCACAAATAACGTCGATCACTGTGCTAGAATTTGACACGCTCCGACAGTAGCAGGACTTGCTAAAACAATCGGAAACGGAGCTGCCACTAATAGCTTTACAGAGATTGGCACTTATAGTAACTGTATATTAATGATAGGCTCAAACCCAGAAAATGGTCACCCAATCGCAGCTATGCACATCCAAAGAGCACTAAACCGCGGCGCAAAGCTAATCGTCATCGACCCTATTAAGACCGAGTTTGCAAGCAGAGCTGATATTCACTTACAACTAGAGCCTGAGCACAACATCCCGGTTATCAACGCACTTCTTTACACTATCATCGAAGAAGGCCTTGTAAATGAAGAATTTGTAAGAGATCACACAATAGGCATTGAGTATGTCAAAGAAGCTGTAAAAGACTATGCTCCAGAGGTCGTGGCTAAATACACAAGGCTAAATCCAGAGGATATCAGAGCGGCTGCTAGAATGTACGCTACCACAAAGCCAGCTGTCATCACTCACGGCATGGGTGTAACTCACTTTAACCACGGCGTTGGCGGAGTTTGTGATGTATCAAATTTATTCTTGATCACTGGCAACATCTGCGAGCTTGGCACAGGCGACTTACCATTAAGAGGACAAGAAAATGTTCAAGGCTGCTGTGATATGGGCGTTTTACCAAATATCTTCCCAAATCTTGGCTCAGTCACTGATCCAGAGCAAAGAGCTTGGTTTGAAAAAATGTGGCACCTAGAACCTGGATTTTTGAGCTCAAAAATAGGCATTCACAAAACCGAAGTACCTGATGCGATCCTTGATGGCAAAGTGCATTTCTTCTGGACTATCGGAGAAAATCCAGTCATCTCTGAGCCAAATACCAACCACTTTTTAAAAGGTATCGCTCATGTTGATTTCTACGTCGTGCAAGATCTATTTTTAACTGAGACTTCACTAAAAGCTGATGTCATACTTCCAGGTGTTGCAAGTAGCGAGAAAGAAGGACTTTATACAAACGCAGAGCGCCGCGTACAGCACAACGAAGCAGTCATCACACCTCCAGGAGATGCTAGACAAGACTGGTGGATCGTTTGTGAGATCGCACGCCGTTTAGGAGCAACTGAGGGCTTTAACTTCAACTCACCAGAAGAAATTTGGGAAGAAGTTAGAAAATGCGACCCAAGACGATATGGTGGCATGAGTTATTACCGTATCAAAAAGTATCACGGACTTCACTGGCCATGTCCAAATGAAGATGATATGGGCGGTCAAAGCTTGTATCTTGATAAGAAATTTTTCACACCTGATGGCAAAGGTCGTTTTGTGCCATGCCTCTTTGTGGATAAGGCCGATAAGATCGAGAGCGCAAAACTTGAGTTTGCTAAGAAGATGAATATGTCGCCTGAGTATCCTATCATGGCTGGCTCAGTCGATGAAAAGACTGACGATGAGTATCCGATACAGCTTCTAACCACTAGAAAGGTCTATCAATACACCGTTGGCACTATGACAAGACGCTCACGAGCGATCGAAGAAGGTGGAGATAGTATCGGGCCTATCGCCGAGATGAATCCAGCACTTGCGGCAAGATATGACTTAAAACAAGGCGACTTCATCAAAGCATGGAGTAGATACGGCTACATCGTCGTAAAAGCCGAAGTAACAGACATCGTGCCTGACGGCATCATCCAGATGACTTTCCACTACTGGGAGAGCTCTTGCAATGAGCTAACAAGCAGCGGTTGGGACTACATCAGCAAGACTCCGACATTTAAAGCAGCTATTCAGATCAAAAAGATCGATGAAGAAGAATTTTTACGAGTTCGCGAACTAAAACGCATAAAATTCCAAACTTCAAAGATCATCTATGATGACTTCCACCATCACGGAAATGCAGCGATAAATGAGTAA
- the cmoA gene encoding carboxy-S-adenosyl-L-methionine synthase CmoA, whose product MRDEIFKEPISKQFEFDDFVASVFDDMISRSVPFYDVSSNLNAKLLAKILPKSAKVCDLGCSTANSLLLLNNLRNDLVLSGVDNSEAMLANAKNKAKAYGAKIKFLLDDILKYELVDFDAVLANYTLQFIRPPKRADLVQKIYNGLNENGVFLFSEKIIFEDKKLTKSVIEIYEDYKQAQGYSRYEIAQKREALENVLVPYTEEENRNLAINAGFKRVESTFKWGNFMSFLAFK is encoded by the coding sequence ATGAGAGATGAAATTTTTAAGGAGCCTATAAGCAAGCAGTTTGAATTTGACGACTTTGTGGCGAGCGTTTTTGACGATATGATCTCGCGCTCGGTGCCATTTTACGACGTGAGCTCAAATCTAAACGCAAAACTACTTGCTAAAATTTTGCCAAAATCAGCAAAAGTGTGCGACCTTGGCTGCTCGACGGCAAATAGCTTACTTTTACTAAATAATCTTAGAAACGATCTCGTGCTAAGCGGCGTGGATAACTCTGAAGCTATGCTAGCAAATGCCAAAAATAAAGCAAAAGCTTATGGAGCAAAGATAAAATTTTTGCTTGATGATATTTTAAAGTATGAGCTAGTGGACTTTGACGCAGTTTTAGCAAACTATACTTTGCAGTTTATCAGACCGCCAAAAAGGGCCGATCTAGTGCAAAAAATTTATAACGGACTAAATGAAAATGGAGTTTTTTTATTTAGTGAAAAGATCATCTTTGAAGATAAAAAGCTTACTAAAAGCGTCATAGAAATTTACGAGGACTACAAACAAGCACAAGGCTACTCACGCTATGAGATCGCCCAAAAAAGAGAGGCGCTTGAAAATGTGCTGGTGCCATACACCGAAGAAGAAAATAGAAACTTAGCCATAAATGCTGGCTTTAAGCGAGTCGAGAGCACATTTAAATGGGGAAATTTTATGAGTTTTTTGGCGTTTAAATAA
- a CDS encoding bifunctional riboflavin kinase/FAD synthetase: MPNFSTLLTKDNITAVAIGHFDGVHRGHKQLLKQLGEFGGLVVIDKNKANITPKLKRAEYSNYPCFLYDFESIKGLSGEEFIAMLKHDFKNLKKIVVGFDFRFGRNRAWDKHDLKRIFDGEVVVVDEVCYDGMGVHSSSIRELIRQGNIEEANRLIGREYSVEGNVIKGQGIGAKELVATLNLDVKNYLLPKDGVYATRTRIGSYTYGSVTFIGNRLSTDGNFSVETYILDEVAPKVAKHVAVCFIKRLRDNKKFDTLEGLKEQIKCDINGARACVGVCDLFGNETMRYFDGYGAGI; the protein is encoded by the coding sequence ATGCCGAATTTTTCTACGCTTTTAACAAAAGATAACATCACTGCCGTTGCGATCGGGCACTTTGACGGCGTGCATAGGGGGCACAAACAGCTTTTAAAGCAGCTTGGCGAGTTTGGCGGACTTGTCGTGATCGATAAAAATAAAGCCAACATCACGCCAAAGCTAAAGCGAGCCGAGTACTCAAACTATCCTTGCTTTTTGTACGATTTTGAGAGTATAAAAGGGCTTAGTGGTGAGGAATTTATCGCGATGCTAAAACATGATTTTAAAAATTTAAAAAAGATCGTTGTTGGGTTTGATTTTAGATTTGGCAGAAATAGAGCGTGGGATAAGCACGATTTGAAAAGAATTTTTGATGGTGAGGTGGTCGTCGTTGATGAGGTTTGTTATGACGGCATGGGCGTGCATAGCTCATCCATTAGGGAGCTGATACGCCAAGGCAACATTGAAGAGGCAAACAGGCTAATAGGCAGGGAGTACTCGGTCGAGGGCAACGTGATAAAAGGGCAGGGCATCGGTGCAAAGGAGCTAGTTGCAACGCTAAATTTGGATGTAAAAAACTATTTATTGCCTAAAGACGGCGTGTACGCCACAAGAACTAGGATAGGCTCATATACCTATGGCTCGGTCACATTTATAGGCAATAGACTTAGCACGGATGGAAATTTTAGCGTCGAGACATACATCTTAGACGAGGTCGCGCCAAAAGTAGCGAAGCATGTCGCGGTTTGTTTTATAAAACGCTTGCGAGATAATAAAAAATTTGACACACTTGAAGGGCTAAAAGAACAGATCAAATGCGATATAAACGGAGCTAGAGCTTGTGTTGGCGTGTGCGATCTTTTTGGCAACGAGACAATGAGATACTTTGATGGATACGGAGCTGGTATATGA
- the tlyA gene encoding 23S rRNA (cytidine-2'-O)-methyltransferase TlyA, with translation MRFDNYVASVLNISRNKASELIKSGKVLSNGEICTKVSSEVGEAKISLLDEIYVGRGALKLKSFLETMKFDLTGKNALDIGSSTGGFMQILLERGVKSVTGVDVGTDQLDASLRSDERVKIYEKTDIREFAKQEQDKFDLITCDVSFISLAEILPAICELASGNSLIITLFKPQFEVGVGVKRNKKGVVTDMKAINLAMKRFEVMANGLGFKMIACKECEVKGKEGNAEFFYAFNKR, from the coding sequence TTGAGGTTTGATAACTACGTCGCAAGCGTTTTAAACATAAGCAGAAACAAGGCTAGCGAGCTAATAAAATCTGGCAAGGTGCTTTCAAACGGAGAAATTTGCACCAAGGTTTCAAGCGAGGTTGGCGAGGCTAAAATTTCGCTGCTTGATGAAATTTACGTTGGACGAGGGGCTTTGAAGCTAAAGAGCTTTTTGGAGACGATGAAATTTGATCTAACTGGCAAAAATGCGCTTGATATAGGTAGCTCGACTGGTGGCTTTATGCAAATTTTGCTTGAGCGTGGCGTAAAAAGCGTGACTGGTGTGGATGTGGGCACTGATCAGCTAGATGCCAGTCTAAGAAGCGATGAGCGAGTAAAAATTTATGAAAAGACCGATATAAGAGAGTTTGCCAAGCAAGAGCAAGATAAATTTGATCTAATAACCTGCGATGTTAGCTTTATCTCTTTGGCTGAAATTTTGCCTGCTATTTGTGAGCTAGCAAGTGGGAATTCGCTCATTATCACACTCTTTAAGCCACAATTTGAAGTGGGTGTTGGCGTAAAACGAAATAAAAAAGGCGTCGTCACTGATATGAAAGCTATAAATTTAGCAATGAAGAGGTTTGAAGTGATGGCTAATGGCTTAGGATTTAAAATGATAGCTTGCAAAGAGTGCGAAGTAAAAGGGAAAGAGGGAAATGCCGAATTTTTCTACGCTTTTAACAAAAGATAA